tatacatgctTTACGCAGTTCTATGGTATATAACTATCGATAATAGACAATAGACtaattgaaagatagatagatagagagagagactgagagagagagagatattatatatatatacatatatatatatatatatatatatatatatatattaacataataaaaccaaaaacatacagacacagacatctatatctatctatcaatcaatatatatacatatatttttgtgcgcgcgcgcgcgtgtgtgtgtgtgtgtgtgtgtgtgtgtgtgtgtgtacgtatgcgtgtatgtatgtgagtgtgtgtttacatattccCCATTTTTCATAATGTTGtaggaatattatataaatatattttatattataattatatataattatattatatcatattatttatgtttaacacacacacacgcaaaccccacacacacacactccacacacgccacatacacaaacaacaccccaccaacacacacaacacacaacacacacacaaaccgcgcGCGCGCCGGCGGCGCGCGtacgcacgcaccccacaaatatataattttatattatattaatatatatatatatataatacatatatatatttaaaataatatattatactgtaatttgTATAAACTGTACATACTACATTGTATATCCTACATCCCCacaaacaacaacccacacacacacacacaccacacacacaaataatataatatatatatatattttatatataattatattatttaataatattgttgtagtttatgtgtggtgtgtgttttgtgtgtgtgtgtgggggtgtgtgtgtgtgtgtgtgtgtgtgtgtgcgtgtgtgcgtgtgcgttgtgagtgtgtagtgtgtgtgtatgtttttctgttgtgagTAAAAatacccacaaacccccacacgcttaaactaaagaaaaacggacacatacacacaatatatatatattttatatataatatatattttatatatataatatatatattaaatatatatacattttgtgtatatataaaattaatatatatatatattatatattatatatatatatatataattatatttatgatgtgtgtgtgtgtgtgtgtggttgtgtatgtattataaaatataatatatatatatatatatatatatatatatatatataatatattatattacataacgtttatatagattaaatactttatacatacatacatacatacataacacacacttacaacaccacacacacacaacacacaccacaaaaaccacacacaccacataatattatatataaaaaattaataaaaatattaatatattatatatataaaatatataatatatatatattttataaaatatatatctaattttatatattataatatatatgacatatacaacGAAGCGGTTTTTCTGTGGGGTAATGGCAAGACTGGGTGTTTTTTTTAAGCATCAAcatgtctttctttttataaaaaaaagcgtTTTAATATTCGTTTATGTATTGATTATGGTCAAAAATAACATTAACCCAGAACAACCAAAGACATCTTTAATTtttgaaggaaatagaaaaaaaaatataaaaattaaaataaaggtgctttttaTCGTGAGAAATAGAACCTTGCGGTGGGAAAAGCCGGGGCCGGCTCGTCATACTCCCCCTGGGGATCCACTGGACTGGAAGGGGGCAGGGAACCGGGTGGGAACCCCCGGGGGGTCCACACGAGTATTTGCGCTCAGGGGAGCAAAGATCTTTATCTTGATGGGGGAAGGGGCCAAAGGGCGTGATTTCCTTCTCATGGGTCAGCAAACCAGGGTAATGGGGTACCACCAAAAGTACATTATTGGGGAAAAGGTCCTTCCTGATATCAATGTCGCACCTCATGATGGGGTTTTTACACGGTCTCGTGGGTACCAACAGATTCCATACCCAGGAGGAAGGCTGGAACAGAGACTCGGGGGAACGGGAAACGCTCGTTTTCCAATGGTGATGACCTGACCGCAGGAATTCATAGGGCTTCTCGAGGGATGAGGGAAACAGCAGCAACGTTCATCTCGCTCTCGAAATCAAGGCGACTAGAAAATTTCTCCTTGATGCACGAACGATTTCACGTTCAGCGGTGTGGGAAAGGGGTAGCCCCGCTCATCAGATCTTATCAGGGAAAACGGGAGGGCACGACCAGCCAAATCAAAACGAAGGTTTGCATGAGGAAGAGCATAAACCCTTTGTAGAGGGGGCAGTGTGAGAGACGCCTCACCAGAGTCCGCACAATACCAGTGGTACGACCAAGGCGAAGGGACGCACCCTGGATGGGCCCCGTACATGGCGGTTGTTAAGGGCTCGAAAATGATCTGGGTTTTCTTTTCAGGGTTGGCCTTGGGGGTTTAGGGAGcctcagtgagggggagggagattccTCAGGACAACACGGTTCGTTGTAGAAAGGGGTATGCCAGTTTTCTCCATTCgtcccagttggtgatgataccgTGCTCGTGGGGGCTTGAGAGTCGGTCCCCCTCTTCTCTGGGCCTCTGCCGACGTAGGCTCCTTCTGACCCATGCCGACCATCACACCCTGATGACGGGGCGGCCGAGATGGAGGGGAAACGGCACGAGGGGCGTCGCTCCGGCGAAGCCGGCTTGACCATCCGGGGCCTTTCAAACCACCAGGGGCTTACGTCGTCGTCACACATGTTTGAAGGGTTTTAGACCCGCCAAAAAAATTGGAATATAAGATATTTATCACAGACAAACCCTCACTGACAACGAATTATAGGTAGACGATAAAAAGTTTATTGGGATAGACACTCttgcaaaaacaaaagagagagagagaggggaagggttgggggcgaaaggggagattgataaataatttttCCATAGATCACacttttataaagattttttaaaaaaataccctatGTTAGTGTTGTGCATGCATGAAAAAAAacgtggtttttgttttgggacaAAAATGTTAatctgaaaacagaaaaaagtgggTTTTATTGTGTTTAGCTACAAAATACAGCACCTATATGAAAAAAACTTTGAACCTTGATTAAAATTTGAAAAGACACATCAGTTTGATCTCAAATCGTTTTTagataaaccttaaaaaaaaaaaaatttaaagatatttttaatcCTACCTCGCCAAGTAATCCACGAACTTATCGCACGACTGACAAATTTACCAACCCTCACGATAAATGCCCTTCACAAGACTCGACTTCCTGAGCCTAAATACACTAGGGGTTGCTTTGCCCCCCACCTTATATCCACCTAAAATTGGAAATTAAACTACACTTTCGGCAACTTGGGGAAACTAACACTTTGGGTGGAggttttttacttaaaaatttgggtgggccccttaaaaaattttttccaaaaaccccccggggggaaaaaaatatcaaaaacccgACTTCAAAAGTTTTTCTTTGAAGGgaaaacccttcttttttttgaatttcagaAAACCGGGCTTCCATATGcccaacccttttaaattttttccaaaagtaaTATCCGGGCggggttcccctttttcttttgcacccccccttcctcagggttttaatttttcgttttgtgccattaaaccaaaaaaaaaccaaaaaattttttttcccaaaacccccttttttattaattggttCCAACGATTTTTTTGGGTCGCTTCCAAAACCTTTTTAGAAATTTTACAATTTTAGGTACTTGGGGACaattaaccaaaaataaagactatacacccaaagaaattttttatttcttaacaaaatttttaaaaagggaaaaatccatgtcatttttaaaatatttaagtattatacttttcataattttcatttcatattttaattgCCTTTTTTAGGACAAACCGTACTGTTagccaaacaacacaaaatagatgaaaaaaacaaaaaacattcgttgtttttgtgtgtttttttaatattttggtgttttgtttttacctatacaaaaaaaatttgtttacgcCCCAAAGTAACTGTGGAAAACCTTTAAAACCAAAATggggaaacaaacaaaataccgCCGTttccaacacccacaaaaacaataaaagccaTACCAAACCCCTGATCCAAAACAACACAtgccaaacacaccacacacacaccacatacacacacaccacaacaacaccccccacacgccgcacacaacacacacacacaaacacacacacaccacatttacaacacacacacacacacacccaccacacacacacacacacacaacaaaaaaaatattattaatattatatatatataattttataatatatatataaaaattttgcattagtgtagtgtattatatatatatataatatatatattataatattatatatataatatatatacttatatataatctatctataaaactatctatcatctctgtccacatatatatatttttatacacacaatacgcccacaccccacaacacaaaacagtgtgtgcgtgtgtattacatatacataatatttgaatatatatatccatgtgcatgtgtggtttttaggttttttttttttttttttaacagccattcattccatgcaggacatggcctctctcaattcactatgagattttttatatggcagtgcccccttgcctgattgggtcccttcctaatcaaacccgGTTTGTGCCCCcgggggtgacttcccctacCACCTCTTTGACTTtcaaaggggatatgtcgttttctagggggcaaagagtgaagttccttgcccaagggaaaacgcgccgtcCGGGGACtcaaaacccccgaactcagattgcccccgTGACAATCTTGGTccatgctctaaccgctcgggccctcgcggccccaaaaaaaaaaaaaaaaaaaaaaaaaaattaaatttttttttttNNNNNNNNNNNNNNNNNNNNNNNNNNNNNNNNNNNNNNNNNNNNNNNNNNNNNNNNNNNNN
This window of the Penaeus monodon isolate SGIC_2016 chromosome 39, NSTDA_Pmon_1, whole genome shotgun sequence genome carries:
- the LOC119597459 gene encoding actin-41-like, translating into MCDDDVSPWWFERPRMVKPASPERRPSCRFPSISAAPSSGCDGRHGSEGAYVGRGPEKRGTDSQAPTSTANPEKKTQIIFEPLTTAMYGAHPGCVPSPWSYHWYCADSGEASLTLPPLQRVYALPHANLRFDLAGRALPFSLIRSDERGYPFPTPLNVKSFVHQGEIF